In Paralichthys olivaceus isolate ysfri-2021 chromosome 13, ASM2471397v2, whole genome shotgun sequence, the following are encoded in one genomic region:
- the LOC109633181 gene encoding chemerin-like receptor 1 isoform X1 — protein sequence MESTGNKCLKTTMETTTIFNYENVTNLTDVSDNLVTVRQSLRIMSLIVYCLAFVLGVFGNGVVIWVTGFKMKKTVNTVWFLNLAVADFLFTAFLPLGVTYLILNNHWPFGNFMCKLYALVSSLNMFASVYILVVISVDRCVSVLWPVWAKNHRSVRMASWMIVGVWILALIHSVPYFIFRDTVYFDEGKTICFNNFALSDDYETPSVIELRQFRHRTMTISRFLLGFVVPFTVIVSCYSVIIHRLRRNRTLASQSSRPFKIIAAVITTFFLCWAPFHIMVIIELVNFSSTHQSVELGHVLTIGVPIATSLAFLNSCLNPLLYVFMVKDFKEKVRKSFLNVLETAFQEDETHSQTDTKSTDSHYKDELAGNTEV from the exons ATGGAGTCTACAGGAAATAAAT GTCTCAAGACAACGATGGAGACGACCACAATCTTCAACTATGAAAACGTTACCAACCTTACAGATGTCTCTGACAACCTTGTCACTGTGAGACAGTCTCTCCGCATCATGTCTCTCATTGTTTACTGCCTGGCCTTTGTTCTCGGTGTGTTCGGGAATGGAGTGGTTATCTGGGTGACCGGGTTCAAGATGAAGAAAACAGTTAACACAGTTTGGTTCCTCAACCTCGCTGTGGCCGACTTCCTCTTCACTGCGTTTCTGCCACTGGGTGTGACGTACCTGATTCTGAATAATCACTGGCCTTTTGGCAACTTCATGTGCAAACTCTATGCCCTTGTAAGCTCCTTGAACATGTTTGCCAGTGTGTACATCCTGGTGGTGATCAGCGTGgacagatgtgtgtctgtgctatGGCCTGTCTGGGCCAAAAACCACCGAAGTGTACGAATGGCATCCTGGATGATTGTGGGTGTTTGGATACTGGCTCTGATTCACAGTGTTCCATACTTCATCTTCAGGGACACTGTATACTTTGATGAAGGCAAAACCATCTGCTTCAACAACTTTGCTCTTTCTGATGACTATGAAACACCATCTGTGATTGAGCTGCGACAGTTTCGACATCGGACCATGACCATCAGTCGCTTCCTCCTCGGATTTGTCGTCCCCTTCACTGTCATCGTCTCCTGCTATTCGGTGATCATCCATCGTCTCAGGAGGAACCGCACCCTGGCCAGCCAATCAAGCCGCCCCTTCAAGATTATCGCTGCCGTCATCACCACTTTCTTCCTGTGCTGGGCACCGTTTCACATCATGGTTATTATTGAGTTGGTTAATTTCTCAAGTACTCATCAAAGTGTTGAATTGGGCCATGTCCTCACTATTGGTGTCCCTATAGCCACCAGCCTGGCCTTTCTCAACAGCTGCCTGAACCCACTCCTCTATGTGTTTATGGTCAAAGATTTTAAGGAAAAAGTCCGCAAGTCCTTCCTGAACGTGTTGGAGACTGCCTTCCAGGAGGACGAGACACACTCTCAGACTGACACAAAGTCAACAGACAGTCATTACAAAGATGAGCTGGCTGGTAATACAGAAGTATAA
- the LOC109633181 gene encoding chemerin-like receptor 1 isoform X2 gives METTTIFNYENVTNLTDVSDNLVTVRQSLRIMSLIVYCLAFVLGVFGNGVVIWVTGFKMKKTVNTVWFLNLAVADFLFTAFLPLGVTYLILNNHWPFGNFMCKLYALVSSLNMFASVYILVVISVDRCVSVLWPVWAKNHRSVRMASWMIVGVWILALIHSVPYFIFRDTVYFDEGKTICFNNFALSDDYETPSVIELRQFRHRTMTISRFLLGFVVPFTVIVSCYSVIIHRLRRNRTLASQSSRPFKIIAAVITTFFLCWAPFHIMVIIELVNFSSTHQSVELGHVLTIGVPIATSLAFLNSCLNPLLYVFMVKDFKEKVRKSFLNVLETAFQEDETHSQTDTKSTDSHYKDELAGNTEV, from the coding sequence ATGGAGACGACCACAATCTTCAACTATGAAAACGTTACCAACCTTACAGATGTCTCTGACAACCTTGTCACTGTGAGACAGTCTCTCCGCATCATGTCTCTCATTGTTTACTGCCTGGCCTTTGTTCTCGGTGTGTTCGGGAATGGAGTGGTTATCTGGGTGACCGGGTTCAAGATGAAGAAAACAGTTAACACAGTTTGGTTCCTCAACCTCGCTGTGGCCGACTTCCTCTTCACTGCGTTTCTGCCACTGGGTGTGACGTACCTGATTCTGAATAATCACTGGCCTTTTGGCAACTTCATGTGCAAACTCTATGCCCTTGTAAGCTCCTTGAACATGTTTGCCAGTGTGTACATCCTGGTGGTGATCAGCGTGgacagatgtgtgtctgtgctatGGCCTGTCTGGGCCAAAAACCACCGAAGTGTACGAATGGCATCCTGGATGATTGTGGGTGTTTGGATACTGGCTCTGATTCACAGTGTTCCATACTTCATCTTCAGGGACACTGTATACTTTGATGAAGGCAAAACCATCTGCTTCAACAACTTTGCTCTTTCTGATGACTATGAAACACCATCTGTGATTGAGCTGCGACAGTTTCGACATCGGACCATGACCATCAGTCGCTTCCTCCTCGGATTTGTCGTCCCCTTCACTGTCATCGTCTCCTGCTATTCGGTGATCATCCATCGTCTCAGGAGGAACCGCACCCTGGCCAGCCAATCAAGCCGCCCCTTCAAGATTATCGCTGCCGTCATCACCACTTTCTTCCTGTGCTGGGCACCGTTTCACATCATGGTTATTATTGAGTTGGTTAATTTCTCAAGTACTCATCAAAGTGTTGAATTGGGCCATGTCCTCACTATTGGTGTCCCTATAGCCACCAGCCTGGCCTTTCTCAACAGCTGCCTGAACCCACTCCTCTATGTGTTTATGGTCAAAGATTTTAAGGAAAAAGTCCGCAAGTCCTTCCTGAACGTGTTGGAGACTGCCTTCCAGGAGGACGAGACACACTCTCAGACTGACACAAAGTCAACAGACAGTCATTACAAAGATGAGCTGGCTGGTAATACAGAAGTATAA